A part of Pectobacterium cacticida genomic DNA contains:
- a CDS encoding cold-shock protein: MAMNGTITTWFKEKGFGFIHDENGDNRYFHVIKVTNPELIKKNAAVTFEPTTNSKGLAAYAVKVVPESKYIFIAGERIKLTAIKSYQVYCEEVPAEAHIDKARAVLSVGGLMNSIRPKPTVKPGERRSLKKLAIVTFHGTTFTFSEDEIDVDATVKLLRT; the protein is encoded by the coding sequence ATAGCGATGAACGGAACGATCACCACGTGGTTTAAAGAGAAGGGCTTTGGATTTATCCATGATGAAAACGGCGATAACCGCTATTTTCACGTCATTAAGGTTACTAACCCCGAACTGATCAAGAAAAATGCGGCAGTCACCTTCGAACCGACCACGAATAGCAAGGGGCTGGCCGCCTATGCAGTGAAAGTCGTACCTGAAAGCAAATACATTTTTATCGCGGGCGAGCGCATTAAGCTTACGGCGATTAAGTCTTATCAAGTTTACTGCGAGGAGGTACCTGCCGAGGCTCATATCGATAAAGCACGCGCCGTATTATCTGTTGGGGGATTGATGAATAGTATCCGGCCAAAACCAACGGTAAAACCAGGGGAACGACGCTCACTGAAAAAGTTGGCGATCGTCACATTTCATGGGACGACATTTACCTTTTCTGAAGATGAAATTGACGTGGATGCCACGGTGAAGTTGCTCAGAACCTGA
- a CDS encoding DUF2058 domain-containing protein, translating into MTKLSLQEQMLKAGLVSSKKMAKVQRTAKKSRVQAREARAAVEENKKAQLERDKLLNGQQKQAALLREYKAQVKQLIEMNRINISRGDISFNFADNNLIKKIDVDKSTQAQLINGRLAIARLAGESRGEYEYAIIPASVADKIAQRDADSIVLNSALSQEAQDEEDPYADFKIPDDLMW; encoded by the coding sequence ATGACAAAACTCTCGTTGCAAGAACAGATGTTAAAGGCCGGCTTAGTGAGCAGTAAAAAAATGGCTAAAGTTCAACGGACGGCCAAAAAATCACGCGTTCAGGCACGTGAAGCAAGGGCGGCGGTGGAAGAAAACAAAAAAGCGCAGCTTGAGCGCGATAAGTTATTAAACGGGCAACAAAAACAGGCTGCCTTATTAAGGGAGTATAAAGCGCAGGTGAAGCAACTCATTGAAATGAACCGTATCAACATTTCAAGAGGTGATATTAGCTTTAACTTTGCAGATAACAATTTAATTAAGAAAATAGATGTGGATAAATCGACGCAGGCTCAACTGATTAACGGGCGCCTTGCGATTGCTCGTTTGGCTGGGGAGAGTCGTGGAGAATATGAGTACGCCATTATTCCTGCAAGCGTAGCCGATAAGATCGCGCAGCGGGATGCGGACAGTATTGTATTAAATAGTGCGCTTAGCCAAGAGGCGCAAGATGAAGAAGATCCTTATGCTGATTTTAAAATACCGGATGATTTAATGTGGTAA
- a CDS encoding LuxR C-terminal-related transcriptional regulator — protein MNIEVFSRCPFTSAAFTCMENISCDNSPIAILDIEYGIDMARLTQTITSTHWKFIIILNNRRHAPIMVTKNVLLLSKYASIITIKKMMSAMGMINEIKGKTISLSPNEKIFFAYWLDGVSIKTIAQRMSITHKTANNMKNNIYRKYGIKDLLTFLLIAKIMRIKNALDTEHPKVIYMNKVA, from the coding sequence ATGAACATTGAAGTATTCAGCCGCTGTCCTTTTACCTCGGCCGCTTTCACCTGCATGGAAAATATAAGTTGCGATAACTCACCAATAGCGATTCTGGATATTGAGTACGGTATCGACATGGCGCGATTGACTCAAACAATTACGTCTACTCATTGGAAGTTTATCATTATTCTCAATAACCGTAGACATGCGCCTATTATGGTGACAAAAAACGTACTTTTATTATCGAAATACGCTTCGATTATCACGATTAAAAAGATGATGTCCGCCATGGGCATGATCAACGAAATAAAAGGAAAAACAATTTCTTTATCACCGAACGAAAAAATATTTTTCGCCTATTGGTTAGACGGTGTTTCGATAAAAACTATCGCTCAACGTATGTCAATCACACATAAAACTGCCAATAATATGAAGAACAACATTTATAGAAAATATGGCATAAAGGATCTACTTACTTTTTTGCTCATTGCTAAAATAATGCGGATAAAAAATGCGCTTGATACTGAACATCCAAAGGTTATCTATATGAACAAAGTTGCGTAA
- a CDS encoding chemotaxis protein, translating to MNNFQKDIDERTNLTSANKFELLLFQLGKSPDGGKSELFGINVFKLREIVPMPALTKAAGMKSPMLGMVNIRGQIIPVIDLPAIVGSIPQTGLNILLVTEYARSTQAFAVESVDDIVRLEWSQVLAAEAGVSSTYITSIARLDNDNDSNRLALVLDVEQILFDIIPGERETTLKNTEGNVYSYTPGAVAVVAEDSKVARALLEQGLNQMGIPFSMHITGREAWNKVQQLAQEAQSEGRPVSDKISLVLTDLEMPEMDGFTLTRNIKREEFLKHIPVVIHSSLSGSANEDHVRNVGADAYVAKFEINELSTAIQTVLGKAQGSY from the coding sequence ATGAATAATTTTCAAAAAGATATTGATGAGAGAACAAACCTTACCTCTGCCAATAAATTTGAACTCTTATTGTTTCAACTGGGCAAATCACCGGATGGTGGCAAATCCGAACTATTTGGCATCAACGTTTTTAAGTTACGTGAAATCGTTCCAATGCCGGCGCTGACCAAAGCCGCAGGGATGAAATCGCCGATGCTGGGTATGGTTAATATTCGCGGGCAAATCATTCCAGTTATTGATCTCCCAGCCATTGTCGGCAGTATCCCACAAACCGGGTTGAACATTCTCCTTGTCACTGAATATGCGCGCAGTACGCAGGCGTTCGCTGTAGAATCGGTTGACGATATCGTTCGCCTGGAATGGAGTCAGGTTCTGGCGGCGGAAGCCGGTGTGAGTAGTACGTATATTACCAGTATTGCTCGCCTCGATAATGATAACGACAGCAACCGTCTGGCGCTGGTGCTGGATGTTGAGCAAATTTTGTTCGACATCATCCCCGGAGAGCGTGAAACCACGCTTAAGAACACAGAAGGTAACGTTTATTCTTACACGCCTGGTGCGGTGGCGGTCGTGGCGGAAGATTCCAAAGTCGCCCGTGCGCTGCTGGAGCAAGGTCTTAACCAGATGGGCATTCCGTTTAGTATGCACATCACCGGGCGGGAAGCCTGGAATAAGGTTCAACAATTGGCGCAGGAAGCACAATCGGAAGGCCGACCCGTTTCAGATAAAATTTCTCTGGTATTGACCGATTTAGAAATGCCCGAAATGGACGGATTTACGTTGACGAGAAATATTAAGCGTGAAGAATTCTTAAAACATATTCCCGTAGTCATTCACTCCTCTTTGTCGGGTAGCGCGAACGAAGATCATGTGCGTAATGTAGGCGCGGATGCTTATGTCGCGAAATTTGAGATCAACGAGTTGTCGACGGCGATCCAGACGGTGTTGGGTAAGGCCCAAGGGTCATACTGA
- the yghU gene encoding glutathione-dependent disulfide-bond oxidoreductase — translation MTTSSTYVPPKVWQPTTSGGAFAHINRPVAGPTHEKALPIGKHPLQLYSLATPNGVKVTIMLEELLALGHSGAEYDAWLIKIGEGDQFSSGFVEVNPNSKIPALLDRSGDKPIRVFESGSILVYLAEKFGALLPSDLAARTETLNWLFWQMGSAPYVGGGFGHFYAYAPEKMEYPINRFTMETKRQLDVLNRQLAENRYLAGDSYTIADIAAWPWYGGLVQNALYSAAEFLSAHEYTHVKRWADEIAARPAVIRGRKVNRTWGDASEQVAERHQASDLD, via the coding sequence ATGACGACATCATCAACCTACGTGCCTCCTAAGGTCTGGCAACCCACTACCTCTGGCGGTGCCTTCGCGCATATTAACCGGCCAGTAGCCGGCCCAACGCACGAAAAGGCGCTCCCCATAGGTAAACATCCGCTTCAGCTTTACTCGCTGGCGACGCCAAACGGCGTGAAAGTGACAATCATGTTGGAGGAGTTACTCGCATTGGGCCATTCCGGGGCCGAGTACGATGCCTGGCTGATTAAGATCGGTGAGGGGGATCAGTTCTCCAGCGGTTTTGTCGAGGTCAACCCGAACTCCAAGATCCCTGCATTGCTGGATCGGAGCGGCGATAAACCGATCCGCGTGTTCGAATCGGGATCTATTCTGGTCTATCTGGCCGAAAAATTTGGCGCGCTGCTGCCGAGCGATCTGGCCGCGCGCACTGAAACCTTAAATTGGCTGTTCTGGCAAATGGGTTCCGCCCCTTATGTGGGCGGGGGGTTCGGGCACTTCTACGCCTACGCGCCGGAAAAAATGGAATATCCGATCAACCGTTTCACCATGGAAACCAAGCGCCAGTTGGATGTACTCAACCGCCAATTAGCAGAAAACCGCTATCTGGCGGGCGATAGCTATACCATTGCCGATATCGCCGCCTGGCCGTGGTACGGTGGCCTGGTGCAAAATGCGCTATATTCCGCCGCGGAATTCCTGTCCGCACACGAATACACCCATGTAAAACGCTGGGCTGATGAGATTGCCGCGCGACCAGCGGTGATTCGCGGGCGTAAAGTCAACCGTACCTGGGGAGACGCGTCAGAACAGGTTGCCGAACGCCATCAGGCATCCGATCTGGATTAA